In the Drosophila teissieri strain GT53w chromosome 3R, Prin_Dtei_1.1, whole genome shotgun sequence genome, GGTTTGAAACTTTTGAAAGTATTCCAATTTTCTAGCATTTTCTCGTCCGCTTTGCGCCGAACTTTGTGGGCGGAAAACTTTCGAGCGagctggaaaaacttttggcgTAACGTGTCGCCGCTCTCCCCCCAATTTCCCCCGAGGCCAAAAGTTTTTACTGTCGCATTTCTCCGACTCCCGAGAAGTCGGCACTAAAATGCAGGACTAGCATTGCAGTGGCAAGGAAACCCCCCTCGTTAGCAGGTCCTTGGCGGGATAAAAAGGAGCTGGCCTGGCTTAAACAAAAAGCACGTGTCCTGCGAAGCGCCTTTCATGaagcaacgcaacgcaacgaaactcaactcaactcaactgaCCTTCCAGCTCGGACAGAGCAGTCCATGTGCAAATTGAAAGCGGCCAAAACATACGAGTcggaaaaaaatggaaaaaaaacggaaaaaggAACTGGAAGCTGCTCAGAAAAGCgcaaacatttatatttaattggtGGTTTGTGCTCGAGAAGTGGCCGCCCCCCGGTGGCCTTGTGTCTACCCAATTGAGTTTCAAAGTTGCAATTAGAGCAGCCCGAATGAACGACTGCCCATTTTCCGGGGGCTGTGGAAAAGTGGACTGGGTGACTGGGTGGTTGAGTGGTCAGCTGAACTGCTGGCTGGCACTGAATGGAAACAGTTGAGTCCTGGTCGATGCGGAGGTGGGAAATGTGGATGTGGGCAACTCGGCGGAGAAACAATGCGCTTTGAAAGGAAACAAGTCGCAGACCATTAAACTCGAAAGGCATTTTCCTATGCACAACgtaaagtgtttttatttgaatggACATGGCGGTCAGCATTGTAAAAGACCATAAACCATAAAAGGAGGAATGTTACCAAGAGCTTTGCTGAATGTAAACCAGAAGCTGCTGAGATTGTGTACATACAAGTATTCATCTTTAAACCTTCTAGGTTCTAGGTTCTCCCATGCAATTCATAGTAATTCACAGCACGAGTTCATCGCGAAAAAACAATCACCGTGAAGTCAAAGGAACTGAGGTTTGCCAATCCATTTACTTCGATTCAATCGCCCCTGATCCATGGAAACTCTTTGAAACTAAGTACTTAATGCTGCCTGGCAGGCAAACTAACGCAATCTCGACGCGAGCAAAGctaaatggaaatgaaaatggaaaaccgaATTGAATTCACCTTGCCTTTGACTATTTCGACACTCGtgcgctgccacgcccactttggTGGATCAGCAAATGTGCCAAGTGTTTGCGaatgcactgggagaaatgcATATGTGATTGCAAGGCACTTAAGtgtataatattttcatttgattatGGCACTCAATCAATGAAAATGATCAATGATCTTAAGTAATAGTTTATAGTCCCATTATTAACTGCTCTTTATAAAAACTAACGTAATATTAAGACTAATTTTAGACTGAAGTGTAATATATTTTCTCTCTGTTTCCCGGCTGATGGCTTTCCCTGCGTTCAATGACGAATGCCGACTCGGCGATGATGACTTCTTTGCACGACATTTAATTGAGAAATAATTGAATGGGTCGCGTCAAGTGTTTGTTTGGCGTTTGGCGTTTGGCTGGCTGAGGTCTGGGATGTGGAAAATGGAATTCGGATGTGCCATATATGCTGGAATATGGTGGAATATGGTGGCTCCGGGgggattggaattgggattgggcttgggcttggatTCCCGGAGAGGTCTGGCTTTTGGGCGAAATTAGCTTTGTCAAATGCGGCTGACATGGGCCGGGTTGAGTGGTGCGGAAAGGTCTATTGCAGCGTGAAAACGCCACTGCGAGTTGTTTAATGAAGTATCACAGTCGGCGGAGAAAGTCGAAGGCCCTTCGGTGCCCCACTCCCCAATCCCCATTTCCCACCACGGAAAACAAAGCCCATGGAGGCAGTCAAAGGAAAGGTGGAAAGAACACACACGGCCACAAAGGCGAATACACGTGTGATTGCAATCTCCGGCAATCGTCCTTCAGTCGGGCGCAGAGTGGGCGGGTCCTGTATCCTGGATCCTGTATCCTGTATCCTGGGAACTTGTCGCCCTGCGCAGTCAGCCGCGCACTTataattgcagttgcagtttagCCGATTTCATTGTGGATGGCGAACTGCATCGTTTAATCAGGCATATGAAGGTGCACGTAAGTGGAGAATATACAGAAATTACCAAAAGAATATTGCAGGCTATTTCctttataaagtatattcCACAGAAACAGCTCAATATTGCAGTTTAGAAAGGAAAGTTTAGCTGAGGAGCATTCATGCTCTTCACCTCTGCAACAATCTAGAGCAGCAGAATAGGTCACATAGCTACTTAACTCTTTATCCTATCAATCGCAGGTTCTATCTATATATCCACCAGCAGGAAAAACACCAGACACCATTCATTAAATATGAGTTCCATCTTAATCGCGCTATTTACCGAAACGTGACTGTAGATCCCAACTGCCCAGTCACTCCAGTCACTCAACCATTCATGAACTTGAACTCGCATCCCAGTGCAGGTGTACTCGAATTATGGAACATTTTGTGACACAGCATCGTTTTAGAGTCTTTCAAAGACGCCGATTACGTCACACCAGATGTTCCCGCGGTGACAGCAATTATACAGGCCAGTAGACGCATTTTCCATGAATTCTAGGCTAGTGCCAATGCCGCTCCGAGAACTGGTTTCCCTAGTCTTCCCAGAGCGATCTATAAAACAGCCGTGTTCACTGCTGAACTGTGTCCACTTACAAACCCAAAGCTGTCGCATACGCAATGAATCACTTGAGACTGGAGATCATCTGCTGGAGCTGCCTGCTCCTAATGATGGCTGCTGGGACGGAAGCCGCTTCGGTTTGGAAGCTACCCACCGCGGAAATGGTCTACGAGGATCTGGAAAGGTGTCGCCAACAGGGCCAAGATGGCCAAGAAGAGGATGCAGCCACCCTGAGGTGTTTGGTGAAGAAACTGGGACTGTGGACGGATGAGAGTGGCTACAATGGCAGGCGGATAGCGAAGATCTTTGCCGGGCAGAACCAGATGGAGGAACTGATGCTGGTGGTGGAGCACTGCAACCGGAAGGAGCGGGACACGGGCCACCTGGATGACTGGGCCTTCCTGGCCTACAGGTGCGCCACTTCCGGCCAGTTTGGCCATTGGGTCAAGGACTTTATGAGTCAAAAGGAAGCGGAACAATGAAATGCAAGTGTGATGGAAAATAAAGTTCATGCGTATCTTAGTTTGCTTGCACCATTGGCGGATCTTGGCAATCTTGGCAATCccaattgtttattataaCAACAATGTGCTTAATGTGCTTATCTCCCGCATCTGCCACCATAGGCCGGTCCCAGGTTCAGTCTGCACCACTTTTCCCttgtttttccctttgttttaTTCTGCTGGGAAACGGCCGATCCCAGGAGGGAGGCCAGTATGACCAAGAGGAGGAACACCGGGATCTGCATGATGGATTTGAAACGCAACGATTGTGTTATACCGATACGAAGCATTTGCACTACCTTTTATATCCAAATAGCTAATAGTCTGGCATATGCCATGGCATGCCCAGCTAATAGGAGACGCTATGTAAATCGAGAAACTGCTCCCTTCCGTATTCCAATGTATTGCACTCCATGTATTCCATTAAAAAGTAAGTAGTAATTTGTGCTAGGTAATAGAAATTTATTGCAGCCATTTGCATTGTTCAATATTTGGCTGTGAGCCCTTTTCTCACCAAGttacagccaaaacaaaccgaagaaaaatattacatttcttatattatcttatttataaaaaatgcaaaaatctGCAAAATTCTAGAATTCCCTTAATCTTATAAAACGGGATAGGGATGTTTAGCTGTGGTCATTAGCTgctcaaaatgttttttattcttCGGACCTATTTCGACAAAGTTACAGGTAAATGGCACAAAATACAGGACATATCCTAAGAATAAAGATAACATAGTATGTACTGGTCAAAATTCAACTCCCAGTcaatttgcattcaaatttAGAATCATGacaaacatacaaatacatttgAGCCTCAAAAGCATGATTTAGCTTAGTGTGCACTGGCGCCATCTGTTGCTGAGAAGAGGCGAGGCGCAATGAAATAGCTTATGCCAACGAACTCAAGAGAAAAACATTTGGGCCGTTAAACAAATCATTTATTTACGACTTGAACTTTAGACAAGCGATCAGATGGTTCTGGATGGCTGCATCCCAGCTCCTTTTAGACCTTGACGCTGTGCTGCACCAGCTGCAGGTTGGAGTTCATGAAGCACATGCCGGCGTGGTAGGCCTTCGAGCAGGAGTCGCCCTCCTTGGAGTGACTGTCGGCGCAGTGGGCGATCTTCTGGTGCATCTCGTCCGACTCGTGCACCTCGACTCCAGGGCCGGCCAGCTGGACGTGGATCTTGTGGACATCGAAGCCGTGCTCGGTGTCGTAGAAGCCGAACTTCTGGAATATGCACTCCATGTAGCAGTGGGTCACCGCGTCATCGGGGTACTGCCACTTCTTGTACTTCTCCACGAGCTCCTCGCTGGCGTGAACCTTCTCCACGCACTGGGTGCGGTAGTTCACCAGATCCTCGTGGGTCTTCACCACATAGtcgtggtgatggtgatggtgatcgGCCACGGCAAAAGCCAGACCCAAAATGAGAAGAACAAGGACTTTCATGCTGATGTGTTTTACCCTGtcgcaactgcaactgcaactgcattttttggccagctcagCCGTCGTTTTTATACAGACAGTACCCTGCGAAGcaatcaaagtgaaattaacCTTCTATCGGGTCGATTTCGGGTGATTGACTGGCACACCGATTGCCCTTATCAAGGGCCAAAGGCCCCCAAGCAACGATAGAAGCAGCTGCCAGATGCCAGACTCCAGATGCAAGGCTATCAACAAGTCTGAATCACGGCTTATCACAAAAATGTGACGTGACTTTGAGCAAATTCCAATTGAAGCAAAGTTCCAAACTGAACTGGCGCCATCTGTCGTGCGGTGGCGAAACCGGGAGAGCGAGACTTGGCTAGTTCATGCAGTGGCGCCATCTGTCGTTTAACAGCGAAAGCAAAATCTGTGAGAACGAAATCAAACAATATTCTTCGTTTTTCTTGTTAGCCTCAGCAAATAGTAGAAGCTATTTTGTTTGTAGCTATTTGAAGATAGATTATGGAATATTTATAAGCAagtgaaatgaattttattgtgAAGCAAACATCTAGGCTTGGGGTCAGCGGAGTTCGTAGACTCATTGTGCCaatcaaaacagaaaaaaagaaagcgaaaCTGCGTCCGACAGTCAAGGGGAAAATCCGCCCACCACAATGGTCCATCGCACAGCCCCAGCAGATCTCCGAGTTTTCGGGACTGACCCCACCAGCACTCAGTTTTCAGCACTCAGGAAACCCCACAACTTGCAGCACGAGTGTGGGTCGGATCACTCTTATCACCTTGTGACTGGGAACGTGACTGcgccaaatgaaaacaaactatCAAGCTGCAGATGGAGGTGTGCACTCCAagaaaaactataaatattgtaaCACATGCTGCTATAAAGCTACTGCTTGTCTACTTTAGATTTGATATAAAAGAGTTACTAGTTTGGTACGCAATTttaaaactacattttatCTTACAAGTGGATTGCTTTTCTCCCAGTGTCAGTGCAAATATGAACCTTGTTTAACAAACAATCTGGTAAACAGCAGAGAGTTGAGGGCCCGTCAGCTGGCGTTGAAATGACTAAAACCACTTTTTATGGTGCAAAATGAACAGCCGTTCTGAACTTTGCAACGAAAGTGAAACCCGTCAGCCCGTTTGTTTGGGTCGAGAATAAAGACCACAACTGCCAATTGACAATTGCATTTCCCGGGCGTCGAGAGCTGAACGAATTCCTAGCCCAGTTCGCCGTCCATTACGCCCCTATTCTACACTTTCGCCGGGTTTACTGCATTCATTTGATGCCGCCGAGCACTTAAATCGAAGCTAATGAAAACGCCGCCTCCAATGGAAAAGCATTTGGATTTGTTCAAACTGTGCTTCAGTTTCCACTCACTCGACTGGGGGAATACCCTGGGAGAAACGAAGCTCGAATGTAATGGTGAAAGATGAGCAGATATTTGGGAGCTGTATTGCACATCAGTTCGTTTTATATGCGGACACcagggcgtatgagcaatagTTCGTTAGGTTATACCCGAAATTTAATCCTTTTCTCTAAACTTTATTTACCCATTCGACGCCGGTTAGAGCTAGTTGTTAGAAGTTAttaagtttagttttattattcTTGAAAAGCCGTAAAAAAGTTATTACACCCGATGCAAGGCTAGCTGAAAGTAGGCCAACTCCAAGAAGTTCCTGTTCGTGCGCCCATAAAAATGGCCCAAAGCCAACGCAGATGTTTATTTGCAAGCCTTTTGGCCAGCTTTTCATTGCCAGCAATATGGCCACCATGGCCACTATAACCACTGGCACTAGTGGTACTATCCACTATCCACTATCGAAGGTATAAAAGGTTGCCCATGGAGCGCTCCCAGCGTCCGCTCAAAGTCGCCACAAACCCACTGAAAACCACTGAAACCCACTGAAACGCCACTGAAAACCAAGAAACG is a window encoding:
- the LOC122620620 gene encoding uncharacterized protein LOC122620620, whose translation is MNHLRLEIICWSCLLLMMAAGTEAASVWKLPTAEMVYEDLERCRQQGQDGQEEDAATLRCLVKKLGLWTDESGYNGRRIAKIFAGQNQMEELMLVVEHCNRKERDTGHLDDWAFLAYRCATSGQFGHWVKDFMSQKEAEQ
- the LOC122621809 gene encoding ductus ejaculatorius peptide 99B, yielding MQIPVFLLLVILASLLGSAVSQQNKTKGKTREKWCRLNLGPAYGGRCGR
- the LOC122620384 gene encoding general odorant-binding protein 99b; its protein translation is MKVLVLLILGLAFAVADHHHHHHDYVVKTHEDLVNYRTQCVEKVHASEELVEKYKKWQYPDDAVTHCYMECIFQKFGFYDTEHGFDVHKIHVQLAGPGVEVHESDEMHQKIAHCADSHSKEGDSCSKAYHAGMCFMNSNLQLVQHSVKV